The segment AATCGGTTCACGCTATTCGAACCCAACCGTCGGTGATCCATGCTCAATTTCATTCTTGCGTTTCGAAACTTCGCCATTCTGACCTTAGCACTCGCGTGCACCTCTTCCGCGTTCGCTGCCCAGGACGCCGATTCTGAACTGCTGTGGCCCGGATTCCGCGGCCCCAACGGCAACGGAACTTCGCTCACTGCAAAACCACCCACTGTTTGGAGCAACACAGAGAACATCGCGTGGAAGCAGAGAATTCCAGGACGTGGTTCGTCCTCTCCGATCGTGGTTGGGAAACGAGTCTACATCACTGCGGCGACTCCCGCCGATTCAGACAACGCTCCGCGGCAGCTTACTCAGCCGGAGATAACGAAAAAGTTTGACGCAAACCGAAACGGGCAACTGGATGGAAACGAACAGCGAGCCGCCAGAGCTTTTCTTCAATCTCAGCGAACGTTGCTGGCGCAAAAGCAAAAATTCATGGTCCTTTGCTACGACCGCGCATCGGGCGATCCGATTTGGGAGAAAGTTGCAACCGAGGCGATGCCCCACGAAGCACACCATCCGGACCATGGATACGCTTCCGCCTCGCCAGCAACGGATGGGAATTACCTGTACATCAATTTTGGATCCTATGGTCTGTATTGCTACGACCTGGAAGGCAACCTGCGATGGAAACGCGACGATCTGGGCAAGATGCAGACGCGAGGAACGTTCGGCCAGGGCAGCTCGGTCGCGCTCCACGACAACATTCTGATTCTTCCGTGGGACCACGAAGGCCAGTCGCGCATCGAAGCCATTGATTGTGACACGGGCGAAACGATTTGGAAAAAAATGCGAGACGAACCAACAGCCTGGGCGACGCCGCTGGTCGTTGAGGTCGATGATCGCAAGCAAGTCATTCATTCGGGCCAAAACTACTCGCGCGGTTACGACTTGAATACGGGCGAGGAGATTTGGAAAGCGTCCGGACTTTCACAACGCCCCGTCGCTTGCCCAACCGTCTTCGGCAACACCGGTTTCTTTGCGAGTTTCCGTCGCGGAGCCGTGCTGCAGGCGATTCCGCTGAACCAAACGGGAGACATTAGCCAAAACGGCATCGTCTGGAGCATCAATCGGCAAACTCCGGATGTTCCTTCGTTGCTA is part of the Mariniblastus fucicola genome and harbors:
- a CDS encoding outer membrane protein assembly factor BamB family protein, coding for MLNFILAFRNFAILTLALACTSSAFAAQDADSELLWPGFRGPNGNGTSLTAKPPTVWSNTENIAWKQRIPGRGSSSPIVVGKRVYITAATPADSDNAPRQLTQPEITKKFDANRNGQLDGNEQRAARAFLQSQRTLLAQKQKFMVLCYDRASGDPIWEKVATEAMPHEAHHPDHGYASASPATDGNYLYINFGSYGLYCYDLEGNLRWKRDDLGKMQTRGTFGQGSSVALHDNILILPWDHEGQSRIEAIDCDTGETIWKKMRDEPTAWATPLVVEVDDRKQVIHSGQNYSRGYDLNTGEEIWKASGLSQRPVACPTVFGNTGFFASFRRGAVLQAIPLNQTGDISQNGIVWSINRQTPDVPSLLLSENRLYFTGGNNGILTCVNAETGEPFFNPQRLPIGGVYSSPVAANGNVFITSRDGETVVIRDAVTFSVVSRNDIGEPVDSTLALADDEIFIRGRDHLFCVRNK